One Rattus norvegicus strain BN/NHsdMcwi chromosome 20, GRCr8, whole genome shotgun sequence DNA segment encodes these proteins:
- the Tapbp gene encoding tapasin precursor — translation MKLLPLLVVVALGLATVVVSAGPQTIECWFVEDAGGGGLSKKPATLLLRHGPRGPPPRPDLDPKLYFKVDDPAGMLLAAFRRYPAGAHAPHCEMSSYIPFPASAKWARGLSPQQNCSRALDGDWLMVSVSGTVFSLSSLLRPLPEPQREPVFITMATVVLTVLTRHPAPRIHLGKDAVLDLRFAYAPPALEDAPSVASGPPPFGLEWRRQHRGKGHLLLAAIPGLLEKMPPAREKAVAFAAWDDDNDPWGPWTGNGTLWLPAVSPSQEGVYLATVHLPYLQGQVSLELTVHKPPRVSLTPAPIVWAAPGEAPPELLCLVSHFYPEEGLEVEWELRGGPEGSSRKAEGKTWVSTVRHHSDGSVSQSGHLQLPPVTDKQHGVRYACRVRHPSLPSSGRSAEVTLEVAGFSGPSIEDGIGLFLSAFLLLGLFKALGWMAAYLTIPKILKEKASATSLTVPKDEKKSE, via the exons ATGAAGCTTCTTCCCCTGCTCGTCGTTGTGGCACTGG GCCTGGCGACCGTGGTGGTCTCGGCTGGACCACAGACGATTGAGTGCTGGTTCGTGGAGGATGCAGGTGGGGGTGGCCTGTCCAAGAAACCTGCCACATTGCTACTGCGCCATGGACCCAGGGGACCGCCGCCCCGGCCAGATCTTGACCCTAAGCTATACTTCAAGGTGGATG ACCCGGCGGGAAtgctcctggctgccttcaggcGGTACCCCGCAGGCGCCCACGCCCCACACTGCGAGATGAGCAGCTACATCCCGTTCCCCGCCTCGGCGAAGTGGGCTAGGGGTCTGAGTCCGCAGCAGAACTGCTCGCGGGCCCTGGACGGGGATTGGCTGATGGTCAGCGTATCCGGCACGGTCTTCAGCCTCTCCAGCCTGCTGCGACCACTGCCGGAGCCTCAGCGGGAGCCTGTCTTCATCACCATGGCAACAG TGGTACTGACTGTCCTCACACGTCACCCCGCCCCTCGGATCCATCTGGGAAAGGATGCAGTGCTGGACCTGCGTTTTGCCTACGCGCCCCCTGCTCTGGAAGATGCTCCCTCTGTGGCCTCAGGGCCTCCTCCCTTTGGGCTGGAGTGGCGGCGCCAGCACAGGGGAAAGGGTCACCTGCTGCTGGCTGCAATTCCTGGGCTGCTTGAGAAAATGCCACCAGCCCGAGAAAAGGCTGTGGCATTTGCTGCTTGGGATGACGACAATGATCCCTGGGGCCCGTGGACTGGGAATGGGACCTTGTGGCTGCCAGCAGTGAGCCCTTCTCAGGAGGGTGTCTACCTGGCCACCGTACATCTGCCCTATCTGCAAGGACAGGTGTCCCTGGAGCTGACTGTGCACA agccccCGAGAGTGTCTCTAACACCAGCACCCATTGTGTGGGCTGCCCCAGGAGAGGCACCCCCAGAATTGCTCTGTCTTGTGTCCCACTTCTACCCTGAGGAGGGCTTGGAGGTGGAATGGGAGCTCAGAGGTGGCCCAGAAGGAAGTTCTAGAAAGGCTGAGGGGAAGACTTGGGTCTCCACTGTCCGTCACCATTCTGATGGCTCTGTCAGCCAGTCTGGGCACCTGCAGCTACCCCCAGTCACTGACAAGCAACATGGAGTTCGCTATGCCTGTCGGGTCCGCCACCCTAGCCTGCCCTCATCGGGGCGCAGTGCTGAAGTCACTCTGGAGGTGGCAG GCTTCTCAGGGCCCTCCATTGAGGACGGCATAGGCCTCTTCCTGTCTGCTTTTCTCCTTTTGGGCCTCTTCAAGGCACTAGGCTGGATGG CTGCCTACCTGACCATTCCTAAAATCTTAAAGGAGAAGGCCTCAGCTACCAGCCTGACCGTTCCCAAAGACGAAAAG AAGTCAGAGTGA
- the Tapbp gene encoding tapasin isoform X1, translated as MKVKGNRLGRGDRSTMKLLPLLVVVALGLATVVVSAGPQTIECWFVEDAGGGGLSKKPATLLLRHGPRGPPPRPDLDPKLYFKVDDPAGMLLAAFRRYPAGAHAPHCEMSSYIPFPASAKWARGLSPQQNCSRALDGDWLMVSVSGTVFSLSSLLRPLPEPQREPVFITMATVVLTVLTRHPAPRIHLGKDAVLDLRFAYAPPALEDAPSVASGPPPFGLEWRRQHRGKGHLLLAAIPGLLEKMPPAREKAVAFAAWDDDNDPWGPWTGNGTLWLPAVSPSQEGVYLATVHLPYLQGQVSLELTVHKPPRVSLTPAPIVWAAPGEAPPELLCLVSHFYPEEGLEVEWELRGGPEGSSRKAEGKTWVSTVRHHSDGSVSQSGHLQLPPVTDKQHGVRYACRVRHPSLPSSGRSAEVTLEVAGFSGPSIEDGIGLFLSAFLLLGLFKALGWMAAYLTIPKILKEKASATSLTVPKDEKVPGLNPSSSSV; from the exons ATGAAAGTGAAAGGAAACAGACTTGGTAGGGGAGATCGCAGCACCATGAAGCTTCTTCCCCTGCTCGTCGTTGTGGCACTGG GCCTGGCGACCGTGGTGGTCTCGGCTGGACCACAGACGATTGAGTGCTGGTTCGTGGAGGATGCAGGTGGGGGTGGCCTGTCCAAGAAACCTGCCACATTGCTACTGCGCCATGGACCCAGGGGACCGCCGCCCCGGCCAGATCTTGACCCTAAGCTATACTTCAAGGTGGATG ACCCGGCGGGAAtgctcctggctgccttcaggcGGTACCCCGCAGGCGCCCACGCCCCACACTGCGAGATGAGCAGCTACATCCCGTTCCCCGCCTCGGCGAAGTGGGCTAGGGGTCTGAGTCCGCAGCAGAACTGCTCGCGGGCCCTGGACGGGGATTGGCTGATGGTCAGCGTATCCGGCACGGTCTTCAGCCTCTCCAGCCTGCTGCGACCACTGCCGGAGCCTCAGCGGGAGCCTGTCTTCATCACCATGGCAACAG TGGTACTGACTGTCCTCACACGTCACCCCGCCCCTCGGATCCATCTGGGAAAGGATGCAGTGCTGGACCTGCGTTTTGCCTACGCGCCCCCTGCTCTGGAAGATGCTCCCTCTGTGGCCTCAGGGCCTCCTCCCTTTGGGCTGGAGTGGCGGCGCCAGCACAGGGGAAAGGGTCACCTGCTGCTGGCTGCAATTCCTGGGCTGCTTGAGAAAATGCCACCAGCCCGAGAAAAGGCTGTGGCATTTGCTGCTTGGGATGACGACAATGATCCCTGGGGCCCGTGGACTGGGAATGGGACCTTGTGGCTGCCAGCAGTGAGCCCTTCTCAGGAGGGTGTCTACCTGGCCACCGTACATCTGCCCTATCTGCAAGGACAGGTGTCCCTGGAGCTGACTGTGCACA agccccCGAGAGTGTCTCTAACACCAGCACCCATTGTGTGGGCTGCCCCAGGAGAGGCACCCCCAGAATTGCTCTGTCTTGTGTCCCACTTCTACCCTGAGGAGGGCTTGGAGGTGGAATGGGAGCTCAGAGGTGGCCCAGAAGGAAGTTCTAGAAAGGCTGAGGGGAAGACTTGGGTCTCCACTGTCCGTCACCATTCTGATGGCTCTGTCAGCCAGTCTGGGCACCTGCAGCTACCCCCAGTCACTGACAAGCAACATGGAGTTCGCTATGCCTGTCGGGTCCGCCACCCTAGCCTGCCCTCATCGGGGCGCAGTGCTGAAGTCACTCTGGAGGTGGCAG GCTTCTCAGGGCCCTCCATTGAGGACGGCATAGGCCTCTTCCTGTCTGCTTTTCTCCTTTTGGGCCTCTTCAAGGCACTAGGCTGGATGG CTGCCTACCTGACCATTCCTAAAATCTTAAAGGAGAAGGCCTCAGCTACCAGCCTGACCGTTCCCAAAGACGAAAAG GTACCTGGTCTGAATCCTTCCTCATCCTCAGTGTAG
- the Zbtb22 gene encoding zinc finger and BTB domain-containing protein 22 isoform X1 has protein sequence MEPSPMSPSGATLPLPLSLAPPPLPLPAAAVVHVSFPEVTSALLESLNQQRLQGQLCDVSIRVQGREFRAHRAVLAASSPYFHDQVLLKGMTSISLPSVMDPGAFETVLASAYTGRLSMAAADIVNFLTVGSVLQMWHIVDKCTELLREGRSSAATTTVTAVAAPSVSVPCASVPSGSGGTVAPATVGSVRSHTSSRASENQSPSSSNYFSPRESTDFSSSSQDAFVASAVGSGNRRDGGPVFPVPVVGSAGTTSGKLLLEADELCDDGGDGRGAAAPGAGLRRPNCLPASAVPQKHWVYVKRARNCPAPASLVHQDPDLEDEEEEEDLVLTCEDDEDEDLGNGSGVPAGGEPEATLSISDVRTLTEPAEKGEEQVNFCESSNDFGPYEGGGAGAGLDDPGGPTPSSYGLTHPPRPLLPLDVPGNQILVFPSSSSQAPGQPPGNTAEHGAVTLGGASAVGLGIPSGSGGTPGGAGNSDGNKIFLCHCGKAFSHKSMRDRHVNMHLNLRPFDCPVCNKKFKMKHHLTEHMKTHTGLKPYECSVCAKKFMWRDSFMRHRGHCERRHRMGAGGAASVPGPGPGAPTGPALQPKRESSAVGGGSGDEANSATPPSNRRVWSPPSVHKVEMDFSGGGGAAH, from the coding sequence ATGGAGCCATCTCCTATGTCACCCAGTGGGGCCACACTCCCACTGCCTCTGTCACTGGCTCCACCACCACTGCCTCTGCCGGCAGCTGCAGTGGTACACGTGTCCTTCCCTGAGGTGACCAGTGCCCTCCTGGAGTCCCTCAACCAGCAGCGGCTCCAGGGTCAGCTCTGCGATGTGTCTATCCGCGTGCAGGGACGGGAGTTCCGTGCTCACAGGGCCGTCTTGGCTGCCTCCTCTCCTTACTTCCACGACCAGGTCCTACTCAAAGGCATGACTTCCATCTCACTGCCCAGCGTCATGGACCCAGGCGCTTTTGAGACTGTCCTGGCCTCAGCGTACACGGGCCGCCTCAGCATGGCTGCTGCGGACATTGTCAACTTCCTCACAGTGGGGTCGGTCCTCCAGATGTGGCACATTGTGGATAAGTGCACTGAACTCCTTCGGGAGGGTCGATCTTCAGCCGCTACTACCACTGTCACTGCTGTTGCagccccctctgtctctgtcccttgtGCCAGTGTCCCATCAGGGAGCGGGGGCACCGTTGCCCCTGCCACTGTAGGCTCTGTACGTTCCCATACCTCCAGCCGGGCCAGTGAGAATCAGTCTCCCAGCAGTAGCAACTACTTCAGCCCCCGGGAGTCGactgatttctcctcttcctcccaagatGCATTTGTGGCCTCAGCAGTGGGTAGTGGGAACCGTCGAGATGGTGGCCCCGTGTTCCCAGTCCCTGTGGTTGGCAGTGCGGGTACCACCTCTGGGAAGTTGCTGCTAGAGGCCGATGAGCTATGTGATGACggtggggatgggagaggggcgGCGGCCCCTGGGGCTGGGCTCCGGAGGCCCAACTGCCTGCCTGCCAGTGCAGTGCCACAGAAACACTGGGTGTATGTGAAGCGAGCTAGAAATTGCCCTGCACCAGCATCGCTGGTCCACCAAGACCCCGATctagaggatgaggaagaggaggaagatctGGTGTTGACTTGTGAGGATGACGAGGATGAAGACCTGGGGAATGGCTCTGGGGTTCCTGCAGGGGGAGAGCCCGAGGCTACCCTCAGTATCAGTGACGTTCGGACCTTGACGGAGCCTGCAGAAAAGGGGGAGGAACAGGTGAACTTCTGTGAATCCTCCAATGACTTTGGCCCCTATGAGGGTGGTGGCGCTGGGGCAGGACTTGATGACCCTGGaggccccaccccttcctcctaTGGCCTCACCCACCCTCCACGACCCCTTCTTCCATTGGATGTGCCaggcaaccagatcttggttttcccatcctcctcctcgcAGGCTCCAGGCCAGCCACCAGGGAACACAGCAGAACACGGGGCAGTGACCCTAGGGGGTGCCTCTGCGGTGGGTCTGGGCATACCAAGTGGCTCTGGGGGGACCCCCGGAGGGGCAGGCAACAGCGACGGGAATAAGATCTTTCTTTGCCACTGTGGGAAGGCTTTCTCACATAAGAGTATGCGGGACCGGCACGTGAATATGCATCTCAACCTGCGACCCTTTGACTGCCCCGTGTGCAACAAGAAGTTCAAGATGAAACACCACCTGACCGAGCACATGAAGACGCACACAGGCCTCAAGCCCTACGAATGCAGTGTCTGCGCCAAGAAGTTCATGTGGCGGGACAGTTTCATGCGTCACCGGGGTCACTGTGAGCGCCGGCACCGGATGGGCGCGGGCGGGGCCGCATCGGTACCTGGACCTGGACCGGGGGCACCCACAGGGCCAGCACTGCAACCCAAGAGGGAGTCCTCCGCAGTGGGTGGGGGCAGTGGCGATGAGGCGAATTCGGCCACACCCCCGTCTAATAGGCGTGTCTGGTCACCACCCAGCGTGCACAAAGTCGAGATGGATTTCAGTGGGGGTGGAGGAGCAGCACACTGA
- the Daxx gene encoding death domain-associated protein 6 isoform X2, with translation MATDDSIIVLDDDDEDEAAAQPGPSNPASNPVSPGPEASGPSESHGDGGSSNSGSRKCYKLENEKLFEEFLELCKMQTSDHPEVVPFLHKLQQRAQSAFLASAEFRNILSRVLSRSRNRPAKLYVYINELCTVLKAHSIKKKLNLAPAASAESSGDNPPTDPPSDLTNTETTASEASRTRGSRRQIQRLEQLLALYVAEIQRLQEKELDLSELDDPDSSYLQEARLKRKLIRLFGRLCELKDCSSLTGRVIEQRIPYRGTRYPEVNRRIERLINKPGPDTFPDYGDVLRAVEKAATRHSLGLPRQQLQLLAQDAFRDVGVRLQERRHLDLIYNFGCHLTDDYRPGVDPALTDPTLARRLRENRTLAMSRLDEVISKYAMMQDKSEEGERQKRRARLLATSQSSDLPKASSDSGEGPSGVASQEDPTTPKAETEDEEDDEESDDEEEEEEEEEEEATEDEDEDLEQLQEDQDDEEEEEGDNEDDKSPTSPSPIFRRRNSAPTEGLRSPEEQQERGLTGTPASPLEASPGLPSTDAESSGEQLQERLLAGESPVSQLSELDMEALPEETIPSPEERGISSSRRKSDSSLPTILENGAAMVTSTSFNGRVSSHPCRDASPPSKRFRKEKKQLGPGPLENSYVKKQTMAQQDSGWKISVLSTPSSPLASVGPVADSSTRVDSPSHELVTSSLCNPSPSLILQTPQSQSPRPCIYKTSVATQCDPEEIIVLSDSD, from the exons ATGGCCACCGATGACAGCATCATTGTGCTtgacgatgatgatgaagatgaagcaGCTGCTCAGCCAGGACCCTCCAACCCAGCCTCTAATCCTGTCTCACCAGGACCAGAAGCCTCTGGTCCCTCTGAGTCCCATGGGGATGGAGGGAGCAGTAACTCAGGTAGCAGGAAGTGCTACAAGTTGGAGAATGAGAAGCTGTTTGAAGAG TTCCTTGAACTGTGTAAGATGCAGACATCGGACCACCCTGAGGTGGTTCCGTTCCTCCACAAACTGCAGCAGCGTGCTCAGTCcgcttttctggcctctgcagagtTCCGCAACATCCTCTCCAGGGTTCTGTCTCGGTCTCGGAACCGGCCAGCGAAGCTCTACGTCTACATTAACGAGCTCTGCACTGTCCTTAAAGCTCATTCCATCAAGAAGAAGTTGAACTTAGCTCCCGCAGCCTCAGCGGAATCATCGGGTGATAACCCTCCCACAGATCCCCCGTCTGACCTTACAAACACCGAAACCACTGCCTCTGAGGCCTCAAGGACTCGAGGCTCCCGGAGGCAGATCCAGCGCTTGGAGCAGCTGCTGGCACTGTATGTCGCAGAGATACAGCGGCTGCAGGAAAAGGAGTTGGATCTGTCAGAACTGGATGATCCCGACTCCTCCTATTTGCAGGAGGCCCGCTTGAAGCGGAAACTGATCCGCCTCTTTGGGCGGCTGTGCGAGTTGAAGGACTGCTCTTCTCTGACTGGGAGGGTCATAGAGCAGCGAATTCCTTACCGAGGCACTCGATACCCAGAGGTCAACAGGCGCATCGAGCGGCTCATCAACAAGCCGGGGCCTGACACGTTTCCGGACTATGGAGATGTGCTGAGAGCGGTGGAGAAGGCGGCGACCCGGCACAGTCTGGGCCTTCCCAGACAGCAGCTTCAGCTCCTGGCTCAGGATGCCTTCCGGGATGTGGGTGTCAGGTTACAGGAGCGCCGCCACCTGGATCTCATCTATAACTTTGGCTGCCACCTCACAGATGACTATAGGCCAG GCGTTGACCCCGCACTCACCGATCCCACATTGGCTCGCCGCCTTCGGGAGAATCGAACCTTGGCCATGAGCCGGCTGGATGAGGTCATCTCCAAGTATGCCATGATGCAAGAcaagagtgaggagggggagagacagaagagacggGCCCGGCTCTTAGCCACTTCCCAATCTTCAGACCTCCCCAAAGCCTCCTCGGATTCCGGTGAG GGTCCTAGTGGAGTGGCATCCCAGGAGGACCCTACTACCCCCAAGGCTGAGACCGAGGATGAGGAAGACGATGAGGAAAgtgatgatgaagaggaggaagaggaagaggaggaggaggaggccaccGAAGATGAAGATGAGGATTTAGAACAGTTGCAGGAGGATCaggatgatgaagaggaggaggaaggag aTAATGAAGACGATAAAAGTCCCACATCCCCTTCGCCCATTTTCCGCAGAAGGAACTCAGCACCCACAGAAGGGCTCAGGTCCCcggaggagcagcaggagagaGGACTGACGGGGACGCCAGCATCCCCGCTGGAAGCATCCCCGGGCCTTCCCAGCACCGATGCTGAAAGCAGCGGCGAGCAGCTCCAGGAGCGGCTCCTGGCAGGAGAGAGTCCCGTGTCCCAGCTTTCTGAGCTAGACATGGAAGCTCTGCCTGAGGAGACCATCCCTTCCCCTGAGGAAAGGGGCATTTCCTCTTCCAGGAGAAAGTCAGACAGTTCCCTCCCCACCATCTTGGAAAATGGGGCAGCTATGGTTACCTCTACGTCCTTCAATGGGCGTGTCTCTTCTCACCCTTGTCGAGATGCCAGTCCCCCAAGCAAGAGATTTCGGAAGGAAAAGAAGCAACTGGGACCTGGGCCGTTAGAAAACAG CTATGTAAAAAAGCAGACGATGGCACAGCAGGACAGTGGGTGGAAGATAAGTGTCCTGTCTACTCCGTCCTCCCCCTTGGCCTCTGTGGGTCCTGTTGCTGATTCCTCCACGAGGGTGGACTCTCCCAGCCATGAGCTGGTAACCAGCTCCCTGTGCAACCCTTCTCCATCCCTGATACTCCAGACtccccagtctcagtctccccgGCCTTGTATTTATAAG ACGAGTGTGGCCACCCAGTGCGATCCCGAGGAGATCATCGTGCTCTCAGACTCTGATTAG
- the Daxx gene encoding death domain-associated protein 6 isoform X1, with amino-acid sequence MATDDSIIVLDDDDEDEAAAQPGPSNPASNPVSPGPEASGPSESHGDGGSSNSGSRKCYKLENEKLFEEFLELCKMQTSDHPEVVPFLHKLQQRAQSAFLASAEFRNILSRVLSRSRNRPAKLYVYINELCTVLKAHSIKKKLNLAPAASAESSGDNPPTDPPSDLTNTETTASEASRTRGSRRQIQRLEQLLALYVAEIQRLQEKELDLSELDDPDSSYLQEARLKRKLIRLFGRLCELKDCSSLTGRVIEQRIPYRGTRYPEVNRRIERLINKPGPDTFPDYGDVLRAVEKAATRHSLGLPRQQLQLLAQDAFRDVGVRLQERRHLDLIYNFGCHLTDDYRPGVDPALTDPTLARRLRENRTLAMSRLDEVISKYAMMQDKSEEGERQKRRARLLATSQSSDLPKASSDSGEGPSGVASQEDPTTPKAETEDEEDDEESDDEEEEEEEEEEEATEDEDEDLEQLQEDQDDEEEEEGDNEDDKSPTSPSPIFRRRNSAPTEGLRSPEEQQERGLTGTPASPLEASPGLPSTDAESSGEQLQERLLAGESPVSQLSELDMEALPEETIPSPEERGISSSRRKSDSSLPTILENGAAMVTSTSFNGRVSSHPCRDASPPSKRFRKEKKQLGPGPLENSYVKKQTMAQQDSGWKISVLSTPSSPLASVGPVADSSTRVDSPSHELVTSSLCNPSPSLILQTPQSQSPRPCIYKGLYVSDCSRTLYITRLAPVSEMPASAS; translated from the exons ATGGCCACCGATGACAGCATCATTGTGCTtgacgatgatgatgaagatgaagcaGCTGCTCAGCCAGGACCCTCCAACCCAGCCTCTAATCCTGTCTCACCAGGACCAGAAGCCTCTGGTCCCTCTGAGTCCCATGGGGATGGAGGGAGCAGTAACTCAGGTAGCAGGAAGTGCTACAAGTTGGAGAATGAGAAGCTGTTTGAAGAG TTCCTTGAACTGTGTAAGATGCAGACATCGGACCACCCTGAGGTGGTTCCGTTCCTCCACAAACTGCAGCAGCGTGCTCAGTCcgcttttctggcctctgcagagtTCCGCAACATCCTCTCCAGGGTTCTGTCTCGGTCTCGGAACCGGCCAGCGAAGCTCTACGTCTACATTAACGAGCTCTGCACTGTCCTTAAAGCTCATTCCATCAAGAAGAAGTTGAACTTAGCTCCCGCAGCCTCAGCGGAATCATCGGGTGATAACCCTCCCACAGATCCCCCGTCTGACCTTACAAACACCGAAACCACTGCCTCTGAGGCCTCAAGGACTCGAGGCTCCCGGAGGCAGATCCAGCGCTTGGAGCAGCTGCTGGCACTGTATGTCGCAGAGATACAGCGGCTGCAGGAAAAGGAGTTGGATCTGTCAGAACTGGATGATCCCGACTCCTCCTATTTGCAGGAGGCCCGCTTGAAGCGGAAACTGATCCGCCTCTTTGGGCGGCTGTGCGAGTTGAAGGACTGCTCTTCTCTGACTGGGAGGGTCATAGAGCAGCGAATTCCTTACCGAGGCACTCGATACCCAGAGGTCAACAGGCGCATCGAGCGGCTCATCAACAAGCCGGGGCCTGACACGTTTCCGGACTATGGAGATGTGCTGAGAGCGGTGGAGAAGGCGGCGACCCGGCACAGTCTGGGCCTTCCCAGACAGCAGCTTCAGCTCCTGGCTCAGGATGCCTTCCGGGATGTGGGTGTCAGGTTACAGGAGCGCCGCCACCTGGATCTCATCTATAACTTTGGCTGCCACCTCACAGATGACTATAGGCCAG GCGTTGACCCCGCACTCACCGATCCCACATTGGCTCGCCGCCTTCGGGAGAATCGAACCTTGGCCATGAGCCGGCTGGATGAGGTCATCTCCAAGTATGCCATGATGCAAGAcaagagtgaggagggggagagacagaagagacggGCCCGGCTCTTAGCCACTTCCCAATCTTCAGACCTCCCCAAAGCCTCCTCGGATTCCGGTGAG GGTCCTAGTGGAGTGGCATCCCAGGAGGACCCTACTACCCCCAAGGCTGAGACCGAGGATGAGGAAGACGATGAGGAAAgtgatgatgaagaggaggaagaggaagaggaggaggaggaggccaccGAAGATGAAGATGAGGATTTAGAACAGTTGCAGGAGGATCaggatgatgaagaggaggaggaaggag aTAATGAAGACGATAAAAGTCCCACATCCCCTTCGCCCATTTTCCGCAGAAGGAACTCAGCACCCACAGAAGGGCTCAGGTCCCcggaggagcagcaggagagaGGACTGACGGGGACGCCAGCATCCCCGCTGGAAGCATCCCCGGGCCTTCCCAGCACCGATGCTGAAAGCAGCGGCGAGCAGCTCCAGGAGCGGCTCCTGGCAGGAGAGAGTCCCGTGTCCCAGCTTTCTGAGCTAGACATGGAAGCTCTGCCTGAGGAGACCATCCCTTCCCCTGAGGAAAGGGGCATTTCCTCTTCCAGGAGAAAGTCAGACAGTTCCCTCCCCACCATCTTGGAAAATGGGGCAGCTATGGTTACCTCTACGTCCTTCAATGGGCGTGTCTCTTCTCACCCTTGTCGAGATGCCAGTCCCCCAAGCAAGAGATTTCGGAAGGAAAAGAAGCAACTGGGACCTGGGCCGTTAGAAAACAG CTATGTAAAAAAGCAGACGATGGCACAGCAGGACAGTGGGTGGAAGATAAGTGTCCTGTCTACTCCGTCCTCCCCCTTGGCCTCTGTGGGTCCTGTTGCTGATTCCTCCACGAGGGTGGACTCTCCCAGCCATGAGCTGGTAACCAGCTCCCTGTGCAACCCTTCTCCATCCCTGATACTCCAGACtccccagtctcagtctccccgGCCTTGTATTTATAAG ggtctctatgtatCCGACTGTTCCAGAACTCTGTATATAACAAGGCTGGCCCCAGTCTCAgagatgcctgcctctgcctcctga
- the Smim40 gene encoding small integral membrane protein 40, whose translation MAEEEGGVEEGDIFLAFAHGPTPPRGPLRRALDKIFLTFLVLFLTLLMLEAAYKLLWPLPWTKFRDWLLRTPEEESALEL comes from the coding sequence ATGGCGGAGGAAGAGGGCGGTGTGGAGGAGGGGGACATATTCCTAGCATTCGCCCATGGTCCCACTCCTCCTCGGGGTCCCCTGCGTCGTGCCTTGGACAAGATCTTCCTCACTTTCTTGGTCCTCTTCCTGACCCTGCTGATGCTGGAGGCTGCTTACAAACTGCTGTGGCCCCTGCCTTGGACCAAGTTTCGGGACTGGCTCCTCAGGACCCCTGAGGAGGAGTCAGCTCTGGAACTGTGA